A section of the Malus sylvestris chromosome 17, drMalSylv7.2, whole genome shotgun sequence genome encodes:
- the LOC126611533 gene encoding phospholipase D alpha 1-like, translated as MTEAENHWLHGTLHATIYEVDKLHSSSGNFLRKIAGKIEETVGIGKGISKLYATVDLERARVGRTRVIEKEPSNPRWYESFHIYCAHTAANVIFTVKESNPIGASLIGRAYVPVQELIEGEEVDQWAEILDEKKNPVHGNPKIHVKLQFFHVTKDRSWGLGIRSPKFPGVPFTFFSQRQGCKVSLYQDAHIPDKFIPKIPLAGGKRYEPHRCWEDIFDAITNAKHLIYITGWSVYTEISLVRDSRRPKPGGDVTIGELLKKKASEGVRVLMLVWDDRTSVGLLKKDGLMATHDEDTAKFFQGTDVHCVLCPRNPDGGGSIIQGAQVSTMFTHHQKIVVVDHDMPNGESERRRIVSFVGGLDLCDGRYDTPFHSLFRTLDTAHHDDFHQPNFTGASITKGGPREPWHDIHSRLEGPIAWDVLFNFEQRWRKQGGKDLLVQLRELEEIIIPPSPVMFPDDHETWNVQLFRSIDGGAAFGFPDTPEDAARAGLVSGKDNIIDRSIQDAYIHAIRRAKNFIYIENQYFLGSSFAWEADGIKPEDIGALHVIPRELSLKIASKIEAGERFTVYVVVPMWPEGIPESGSVQAILDWQRRTMNMMYADVKRALDAQGLEEDPRTYLTFFCLGNREVKKPGEYEPSETPEADSDYQRAQAARRFMIYVHAKMMIVDDEYIIIGSANINQRSMDGARDSEIAMGAYQPYHLSVREPARGQIHGFRMALWYEHLGMLDEAFLQPERIECISKVNQIADKYWDLYSSETLEHDLPGHLLRYPVGITSEGVVAELPGFEFFPDTKARILGAKSDYLPPILTN; from the exons ATTGCAGGAAAAATTGAGGAGACTGTTGGTATTGGCAAGGGAATTAGTAAACTCTATGCAACCGTTGATCTGGAAAGGGCTAGGGTTGGTAGGACCAGGGTTATAGAGAAAGAGCCCTCTAATCCCAGGTGGTATGAGTCTTTCCACATTTACTGTGCTCATACTGCTGCAAATGTTATATTTACTGTCAAGGAGTCTAATCCTATTGGGGCATCATTAATTGGAAGAGCATATGTACCTGTTCAAGAACTCATAGAGGGGGAAGAAGTGGATCAATGGGCTGAAATTCTGGATGAAAAAAAGAACCCTGTCCATGGAAATCCTAAAATACATGTGAAACTACAATTTTTCCATGTTACAAAGGACCGCAGTTGGGGTCTGGGTATAAGGAGTCCCAAGTTTCCTGGAGTTCCGTTTACATTTTTCTCACAGAGACAAGGGTGTAAGGTTTCCCTTTACCAAGATGCTCATATCCCAGATAAATTTATTCCTAAAATTCCTCTTGCTGGAGGCAAGCGTTACGAGCCCCACAGATGCTGGGAAGACATCTTTGATGCAATTACTAATGCAAAGCACCTGATCTACATTACTGGTTGGTCAGTTTATACTGAAATTTCCTTGGTAAGGGACTCAAGAAGGCCAAAGCCTGGTGGAGACGTCACCATTGGTGAATTGCTTAAAAAGAAAGCAAGTGAAGGTGTTAGGGTTCTTATGCTTGTTTGGGATGACAGAACCTCTGTTGGTTTATTGAAAAAAGATGGACTGATGGCCACTCATGATGAAGACACTGCAAAGTTCTTCCAGGGTACTGATGTGCATTGTGTCTTATGCCCCCGTAATCCTGATGGTGGCGGGAGCATTATTCAGGGTGCACAAGTCTCTACCATGTTCACTCATCACCAGAAGATTGTGGTTGTGGACCACGACATGCCAAATGGAGAATCAGAGAGGAGAAGAATTGTTAGTTTTGTTGGGGGTCTTGATCTGTGTGATGGAAGATATGATACCCCCTTCCATTCACTTTTCAGGACATTGGATACTGCACACCATGATGATTTTCATCAGCCAAATTTTACTGGTGCCTCAATTACAAAAGGTGGTCCAAGGGAACCGTGGCATGATATCCACTCTCGACTGGAAGGGCCTATTGCTTGGGATGTTTTGTTTAACTTTGAGCAGAGGTGGAGAAAGCAAGGTGGTAAAGATTTACTTGTTCAGCTTAGAGAGCTGGAGGAAATCATCATTCCCCCTTCTCCTGTTATGTTCCCAGATGACCATGAGACATGGAATGTTCAGTTATTCAGATCAATTGATGGAGGAGCTGCTTTTGGCTTCCCAGATACGCCTGAAGATGCAGCTCGAGCTGGGCTTGTTAGTGGGAAGGATAACATCATTGACCGAAGCATCCAGGATGCTTATATTCATGCTATTCGCCGCGCAAAGAATTTCATCTATATTGAAAATCAGTACTTTCTAGGGAGCTCTTTTGCCTGGGAGGCTGATGGTATAAAGCCTGAGGACATTGGCGCTTTGCATGTAATTCCAAGGGAGCTTTCACTTAAGATTGCTAGCAAGATTGAAGCAGGGGAGAGGTTTACTGTCTATGTCGTTGTTCCAATGTGGCCAGAGGGGATCCCAGAGTCAGGATCTGTTCAGGCAATATTAGACTGGCAGAGGAGGACTATGAATATGATGTATGCAGATGTTAAGCGTGCATTAGATGCACAAGGTCTCGAGGAGGATCCTCGGACCTACTTGACATTTTTCTGCCTTGGGAATCGGGAGGTAAAGAAGCCTGGGGAATATGAACCCTCAGAGACACCAGAAGCAGATTCAGACTATCAAAGAGCTCAGGCAGCCCGACGCTTCATGATTTATGTTCATGCCAAGATGATGATAG TTGACGATGAATACATAATTATTGGATCTGCCAACATCAACCAGAGATCAATGGATGGTGCCAGAGACTCTGAAATAGCAATGGGAGCCTACCAACCATATCATCTGTCTGTCAGGGAACCAGCACGTGGTCAGATCCATGGTTTCCGTATGGCACTATGGTATGAGCACCTTGGCATGCTTGATGAGGCCTTCCTTCAGCCAGAAAGAATTGAATGTATTTCAAAGGTGAACCAGATTGCTGACAAATACTGGGATCTCTATTCAAGTGAGACTCTTGAACATGATTTACCTGGTCACTTGCTTCGATATCCAGTTGGTATTACCAGCGAAGGAGTTGTCGCTGAGTTGCCAGGATTTGAATTCTTCCCTGACACCAAAGCTCGTATTCTTGGTGCCAAATCCGACTACCTTCCTCCGATCCTTACTAATTAA